A single genomic interval of Camelina sativa cultivar DH55 chromosome 11, Cs, whole genome shotgun sequence harbors:
- the LOC104725317 gene encoding uncharacterized protein LOC104725317, which produces MMENPNSSSMVDSTSSAPKRYTPPNQRNRSSNRRRSIGSFSSNEGERSQPVSVAVAVGFQKENSSSPKIISLAGCSNSEAFHLLSDRWAAAMHLYSDPTVDLSERPLMYYGGDVWGKLPH; this is translated from the exons ATGATGGAGAACCCTAACTCATCTTCAATGGTGGATTCAACCTCCTCCGCACCAAAACGATACACTCCACCTAACCAAAG GAACCGTTCTTCGAACCGGAGGAGATCAATAG GAAGCTTCAGTAGCAACGAGGGAGAGAGAAGTCAGCCTGTttctgttgctgttgctgttggtTTCCAGAAGGAAAACTCTTCCTCTCCAAAGATTATATCTCTTGCGGGTTGCTCTAACAGTGAAGCTTTTCATCTTCTTAGTGAcc GTTGGGCAGCTGCAATGCATCTCTACAGTGACCCTACTGTTGATTTGTCTG AAAGACCATTGATGTATTATGGTGGGGATGTGTGGGGTAAACTGCCTCACTAG
- the LOC104725318 gene encoding uncharacterized protein LOC104725318, translated as MVNLFLSEPKLNDVVADNSSNIDVILPLLNKLGSHIQSLVTRGGRSEARLWLCSALSTVSISPRKQLSVFMKLLRSKPRKLQFVSQLLTMIFEKRPRKLGSLLAKRSYILEKFFEGHPKRILEWFSEFAYDGGSDHKHGAKALAQFAFTNRDICWDELEWRGKHGQSPAVVATKPHYLLDLDVQRTIENFLDNVPEFWSSKEFAESLKDGQVLFLDTKFFLDLFIGFMYEEDLNDVWDAVEEFLTEESFSSLTQHLLITLDECHLCRFLELLGNYFDPSIESWDSGDSSCWLGVVLSKYVDTESIDELLLLNSIINQGRQLLRLVRDENLNDEGELLKENTEEIFRGLEKGSSFSLILRDLSKMKHEEVIRLLGILSWTIHFRLAEECQTPDSWELLFRENGIEFRRSSDHSLLSHKGYSEESESDSDSRSRASKKRHKREKKKRKKQKMRAIDDDDLGDDELVGLHQTSRSWSLSTDGFSATWTSVDLPEHIAKYSLSTWMKWLLARQK; from the exons ATGGTGAATTTGTTCTTGTCTGAACCAAAGTTGAACGATGTTGTTGCCGACAACAGTAGCAACATCGATGTGATTTTACCTCTGTTGAACAAATTAGGCTCTCACATTCAATCGTTGGTGACTCGTGGAGGTCGATCAGAAGCTAGACTTTGGCTTTGTAGTGCTCTTTCTACTGTTTCTATATCCCCTAGGAAGCAACTTAGTGTTTTCATGAAGTTGTTAAGATCAAAACCTAGAAAGTTGCAGTTTGTATCTCAGCTTCTGACAATGATCTTTGAGAAGAGACCTAGGAAACTTGGATCTTTGTTAGCTAAAAGAAGCTATATACTTGAGAAATTCTTTGAAG GGCATCCAAAGCGTATACTAGAGTGGTTCTCTGAGTTTGCTTATGATGGTGGGTCTGATCACAAACATGGTGCAAAAGCATTGGCTCAGTTTGCGTTTACGAACCGGGATATATGTTGGGATGAGCTTGAATGGCGAGGAAAGCACGGTCAATCGCCTGCAGTTGTTGCTACAAAGCCTCATTACCTTCTTGATTTGGATGTTCAACGGACCATTGAGAATTTTCTCGACAATGTTCCTGAGTTTTGGTCGTCTAAAGAGTTTGCTGAGTCGCTGAAGGATGGccaggttttgtttcttgataCCAAATTCTTTCTAGATCTGTTTATCGGTTTCATGTACGAGGAAGATCTGAATGATGTGTGGGATGCTGTTGAGGAGTTTCTTACGGAGGagtctttctcttctttaactcAGCATCTCCTTATCACACTTGATGAATGTCACTTGTGTCGGTTTCTTGAATTGCTTGGCAACTATTTCGATCCAAGCATTGAATCTTGGGATAGTGGTGACTCGTCTTGCTGGCTCGGGGTTGTTCTTTCAAAATATGTTGACACGGAGTCTATTGACGAGCTGTTACTTCTGAATTCTATTATCAACCAAGGTCGTCAGTTGCTACGGCTTGTGCGTGATGAGAACCTTAATGACGAAGGAGAGTTGTTGAAAGAAAACACGGAAGAGATCTTCAGAGGTTTGGAAAAAGGCAGTAGCTTTTCTCTAATTCTGAGAGATCTCTCGAAGATGAAACACGAAGAGGTGATAAGATTACTCGGGATACTTTCTTGGACTATTCACTTCAGACTAGCAGAGGAATGTCAGACGCCAGATTCATGGGAGCTTTTGTTTAGAGAAAATGGGATTGAATTCCGCAGGTCTAGTGACCACTCACTGCTAAGCCATAAGGGATATTCTGAAGAAAGTGAATCTGACTCAGATAGTAGAAGCCGGGCTTCTAAAAAGAGGCacaagagggagaagaagaaaagaaagaagcaaaagatgagggctattgatgatgatgatcttggtGATGATGAACTTGTAGGTCTGCATCAAACAAGTCGAAGTTGGTCGCTATCTACTGATGGGTTTTCTGCAACATGGACTAGT GTGGATTTACCGGAACACATTGCAAAGTATAGTTTGTCGACATGGATGAAGTGGTTACTAGCTAGGCAAAAATGA
- the LOC104725319 gene encoding formin-like protein 9 — protein sequence MQNFWLAIFFFLLTCAPPSPLSYASAATLSRRHLYDYDSPLPPPLSPISPPFFPTYSASAPPPLPPSPPPPPPTFAVFPTFPANISALVLPRSSKPHHASPTLLLPAISAVLAVATVLGLALFLYGRHQGRNRHVKSSHCPSSSNTSRSSYDDEQSHITTNFNMAATTSPSEVFYLNTEESEHIRTGGTFFLKQDSPEIRPLPPLPTRSFHHNNYEAEVNEEDGEEDVFFSPMASLPGSETSSPSHSCSSSCSGWVSPARSFSMTMSPPNPRYSDATNLQSPSPERLRVRKHNGNGSASLRMFSFWDQNVGFGFPRISSASTSPDRGFIRTPLSSLYSSVSTSPDGLFRKFLDSSPPIWNDFSRNVKSVLLSHSASSRRDFVINIGESSSQQSKVATTVPALPPPTRPPPIVPPSQPFVVQNDVKKLSFSDQPPKQQHWDRLRSSSFKLDKEMVETLYIGNLSNPRDLPILNQESKVLDPRKAQNIATLLQLLNLTTKDVCQALLDGDCDALGAELLECLLRLAPSKEEERRLKSFSDDSVIIKLGPAERFLKELLHVPSVFKRVGALLFAANFNSEIKRLRKSFSVVQVACEELSNSRMFSILLDAVLKTGNKMNVRTNHCADDAHDFKLDTLLKLVDVKGLDGRSSLLHFVVQEMIKSEGSVRALEGISNLNSELSNVKKSADIEYGVLRSNVSKLCQGLKNIEELLLLSEESGSSGDQWLKFRERMARFLKAAAEEIVKIKIRESSTLSALEEVTEQFHGDSSKEGHTMRIFMIVRDFLSVLDNVCHEMGD from the exons atgcagaacTTTTGGTtggccatcttcttcttcctgctaACGTGCGCACCACCGTCTCCTCTATCCTACGCATCCGCCGCTACTCTCAGCCGTCGTCACCTCTACGACTACGATTCAccacttcctcctcctctctcccCCATAAGTCCTCCTTTCTTCCCTACCTACTCCGCCtcagctcctcctcctcttcctccatctcctcctcctcctcctcctacctTCGCCGTCTTCCCCACATTTCCAGCCAACATCTCCGCCTTAGTCCTCCCTCGCTCTTCTAAACCACACCACGCTTCTCCTACACTTCTCCTTCCGGCTATCTCCGCCGTTCTTGCCGTCGCCACAGTCCTAGGCTTGGCTTTGTTTCTCTACGGCCGGCACCAAGGGCGAAACCGTCATGTTAAGAGCAGTCATTGTCCTAGTAGCAGCAACACAAGCAGAAGCAGCTATGATGATGAACAGAGTCACATCACCACTAACTTCAATATGGCTGCTACTACATCTCCCTCAGAGGTCTTCTACCTCAATACAGAGGAATCTGAACATATAAGAACCGGAGGAACTTTTTTCTTGAAGCAAGACTCGCCGGAGATACGACCATTACCACCGTTACCAACTCGTAGCTTCCACCACAACAACTATGAAGCAGAGGTAAACgaagaagacggagaagaagatgtgTTCTTTTCACCTATGGCTTCTCTCCCTGGCTCAGAGACTTCAAGCCCATCTCATTCCTGCTCTTCCTCCTGCTCCGGCTGGGTTTCTCCAGCTAGGTCATTCTCTATGACCATGTCTCCACCAAACCCTAGATACTCTGACGCTACTAACCTTCAGTCTCCGTCACCGGAGAGACTAAGAGTAAGGAAACATAACGGAAACGGGTCGGCGTCTTTGAGAATGTTTAGCTTCTGGGATCAAAATGTGGGATTTGGGTTCCCTCGTATCTCTTCTGCTTCTACTTCACCAGACAGAGGATTCATAAGAACaccactctcttctctctactcTTCGGTTTCTACTTCTCCTGATGGGTTGTTCCGGAAGTTTCTTGATAGTTCGCCGCCGATTTGGAACGATTTTAGTCGGAATGTGAAGTCAGTTTTGCTTTCTCACTCTGCTTCATCAAGAAGAGATTTTGTTATCAACATTGGTGAATCTTCTTCTCAACAGAGCAAAGTAGCAACAACAGTTCCTGCTCTTCCTCCTCCGACCAGACCACCTCCTATTGTTCCACCGTCTCAACCGTTTGTGGTTCAAAACGATGTAAAGAAACTATCTTTTTCGGACCAACCTCCCAAACAGCAGCATTGGGACCGACTCAGATCAAGCTCTTTCAA ATTGGACAAGGAGATGGTAGAGACTCTGTACATTGGAAACTTGTCAAATCCAAGAGATCTTCCGATTCTAAATCAAGAAAGCAAAGTTTTAGATCCAAGAAAGGCTCAGAATATTGCTACTCTGCTCCAACTACTTAACTTAACCACTAAGGATGTTTGTCAAGCTCTTCTTGATG GTGACTGTGATGCACTTGGAGCTGAACTTCTTGAGTGTTTATTGAGATTAGCACctagtaaagaagaagagaggaggttGAAGAGCTTTAGTGATGATTCAGTGATCATCAAGCTTGGTCCAGCTGAGAGGTTTCTTAAGGAATTGCTTCATGTGCCTTCTGTGTTCAAACGGGTTGGTGCATTGCTCTTTGCGGCTAATTTCAACTCTGAGATCAAACGTCTCAGAAAATCATTCAGTGTTGTTCAG GTTGCTTGTGAAGAACTAAGCAACAGTAGAATGTTCTCCATACTTCTGGATGCTGTACTGAAGACAGGAAACAAGATGAATGTTAGAACAAACCATTGTGCTGATGATGCTCATGACTTCAAACTTGACACGCTCCTTAAGCTCGTTGATGTCAAGGGATTAGATGGAAGAAGCAGTCTCTTGCATTTTGTTGTTCAAGAAATGATAAAATCAGAAG GCAGTGTGAGAGCTTTAGAAGGCATCAGTAACCTGAATTCAGAGCTGAGCAATGTCAAGAAATCAGCAGACATTGAGTATGGTGTTCTAAGAAGCAATGTCTCGAAGCTTTGTCAAGGACTGAAGAACATCGAGGAGCTTTTGCTACTGAGCGAGGAGAGTGGATCAAGTGGAGATCAATGGCTGAAGTTCAGGGAGAGGATGGCTAGATTCTTGAAAGCTGCTGCAGAGGAGATTGTGAAGATTAAAATACGAGAAAGTTCAACGCTCTCCGCATTGGAAGAAGTCACAGAGCAATTCCACGGAGATTCTTCCAAGGAAGGTCATACAATGAGAATCTTCATGATTGTGAGAGACTTCTTGTCTGTTCTAGACAACGTATGTCACGAGATGGGAGACTGA